The genomic interval AAACATATTGCTGAAGCCACCACACAACAGGCAATTGCCGTTCAAGAAATCGATAAAAGCCTGACTCAGATACAGCAATCTTCCGATATCACATTGGAAAAAGCCAAAGAAACGAACCAATCAAGCGATAGCGTTTCAGATATTGCGAAGGAACTGGATACGCTGGTCCATCGTTTTACGATTAATAAATAATCTCAGCAGGTCAAGGAAGACAAATGTTAGCCAGACGCTGCATACCGATGGCAAGATCATCCGGCAATTGGCCTTATCGATGAAGATCGATGCCCCGGACAAACAGTTGGAAAAAGAACTGATCCAGAGTGCTTACAAACACGTTCGGGATCGGAAAAACCTGTTCACCCTGATTGATGAAGCACACTTATTGGACATGAACACCTTGCGTAAACTGCGTTTATTGTTCGATAAATTTCCGCCCAAAAACAATCTGATCCTGTTCGGTCAGCCGGAACTGTTGCATCAACTGGTGATGCAGGTGAATGCGGATTTGAAAAGCCGGGTCACTTACTCGGCGAACCTGCTGCCATTGAACGATTTTGATCTGGAAGCCTTTATTCAGCGGGAACTGGAGATCGTTAAGCTGGGAATCAATACCTTTGATGAGCGGGCCATTGAGATCATACTGCGTCATGCACAGGGTAATCTGAGACTGTGTTGTCATCTGTGTTATGGCAGTCTGGTCGAAGCCTGTCGGGAAAACAAAATAACGGTGACGATCCGCCATGTGAACAATGTCCTGATTCAGCCGCACTGGCGCAGTCATGAGCAGTTACGGGAGATGGTGAGAGAAATATAGGCTGGGGTTTATGGATCGCTTACGGTAGATTCTTCAGATAAAGCTTCCTTTATCAGCTTTATCAAACGCACATCACCTAGTTTTGTTGCATTTACCAATGCTGTCATTCCATTATCGGACACAGCATTCAAATCAGCTCCAGCCATAATTAATTCATTTGCAATTAAATAGGAATCTCCAGAACCATTAAAACCGATTTGCATGATAGCTGTCTCACCATGCACATTTTTAATATTTGGGTTCGATCCAGCTTTAAGCAGAAGCTTTACATATTTCAAGGAACACAACGAGCTTGCTTCCATAAGGGCTGTTTGTCCATGAGAGGTCTGCTCATCAGAATCTGCCCCCAAAAGTAGATGCAGCCTAAAAGCTATAGGTTTAAGCGGGCTATGCAGTGCAGTTAATAAATTAGGCATATTGTCGCTCGCTGTTTTTAGATAAATACCTGCAGTCGTTATTAACACTGACAGCAATACAAGTGACAGCGTCTTCTTTAGATGACTCATTTCTACTCTCCTGCATACCGTCTAAATACAGCATGATCAATTTCGTTTTCCCTAAAAGCCCAACTCCTAAGGACAACTCCATCATTTGGAGTCGCACTAATCGTCATTTGATCAGGAGCTACAATGCCCACATGACCAGTAGCAAATAGAGAAGGGTTAGATATTGCAGCAATGTCTCCGGGCATGGGTTGAGAGACAATTTCCCAACCCGCAATAGACAATCCCTTATCAGCCCACTGGCCCGCAGTAGGAGGATACTTACCACCATTGATTAGAGGGACTTGAGCCCCTCCTTCATTGCAGCATGTAAAACAAATAGATTGCATTTAGGTTCGCCAAACCACCGCCACCCGCCTTTGGCTGTCCAAACATTATACTCAGGCGAACTCTTGAGAAATATAGGCTGGGGTTTGTGGATCGCTTACGCTTGTATTCAGATCGTTGTGAAAGGCCTTCTGAAGGCATTCACAACTTTTTAATTGCGGTCTACTGTCGATTTTGCCGCAAAAAACCTTGCAATACGTTCCCCGACAAAATGGGCAATAAAAAAATAAATAAACCACAAAAATGGCTTTGTTAGCAAAGCATCTCCAACAGTACTTCCTGAGGCTTTAAACAAAAGTACTTGCGTAACTCCACCAATCAAAACAGTCAAGAAAAACACTAAAATCCAAACAACGACTAGCATGCAACCTCCTGATTAACTACGGCAGTACAACCGGGCCTAAAATTCTAAATGTTCCAGGGAAAAATGTCGGAGCAACGTTTAACCCTTGTGTTGAAAAAGTAATAGCAGCCTCCGTAGACTTAGCTCCCTGAAGAGTCGCATAAATACGGGAAGAGAATGCCGAAGCATAAACTCCCGAACCATATAAGCCTCCAGCAGTACTGATTACCCCATCCCCGTAAATCGATGCTGCTGCTGCCGAGGAAGTAAAATGAGTCAAAGTCGCAGGTCTAAGCATTACATTAAAAGCACCTCCTGTAGCCATCAATCCAACACCAGCACCGCCTCCAAACGATGCGTTATATTCCAATGATGACGTGTCAACTCCTCCGTCAATGCCCAGCGCATTGCGAGTTTCTCCTAAGTCACCAAAACCAAAGGTGACTATTTTAAAAACTCCATCACCAAACCCCGAAACCACATCAACTAATCCTTGAGACAAAGGGTCACCAAGCTGCCATCCATCTTGTGCAGGAATCTCTACGCCACTTGCTGCAAACTCATCCTGTCCCCACCAAATAGGGTTGTTTAGCGGCTGCGGCTGCTGCCACGGCAAATATGCAGGCTGATAATTACCTGAATTAGAATTCAGATGATTACTTCGGAGCAATTCATTCTTAATCTTCACATGCCGATCCCGATGCCCCTTCGCATTATTCTCCGTCGCAGGTACACCTTTCTTATAATCATTCCGTGCCTCGGCCGCACAACCCGCACTCTGACAATAAAACCCACTCGGGTCCGTCGCCGCCAACGGATTGTTCCAGACATATGCATAGCGGTTATAGCTCAATATTTGGCTGGGTGCCTGAACTACCGGATCGGCCTGCAGGAATCGCCCAACAGTAGAATCAGACACTCGGCCCCGCATGTGGATCAGATCCATATCGTATATATGCTCATGGCCCGTAAAGCCCTGTTTGCTGGTAAATCCACTCCACGACAAGACTGTACTGACAACCGAGCCATCATATACTACGATTGGCTTGCCGAACGGTTCGTAACGCAGGTGCTGGGTGATATCACCATCACCGTTAAAAGTCAGTACTGTTGAACCGATATGATTACCAATGCTCAGTTTTGGAGTTATGTGACTCCTATCGTATTAAAACTTCAAAGTGAAGGGGCCTTTTTTGATTAAGTCTGATTGTTACCGTCCAAACTCCCATCGTACTTTTTCCCAGATTATTCATCATAACTTTTGAGAGTATTTTAGTTAGAAAATAGGTCTTAAACCCATGTTCATTGCTCATATGCCTGCGGGTTACTTGGTTTCTAGATTGATCGCGGATAAAACAGCAACAACAGCCAAGGAATCTCGCATCATTCTTGCCTTCGGGCTATTTGCCAGCATCCTGCCTGACCTCGATCTCTTTTATTTTTATCTAGTTGATAATCGACAGACATTGCATCATTCATACTGGACACATATCCCTTTATACTGGTTAGCGCTCTTTCCATTTGCTTACTTCGCAACAAATAAATGGCGAACCCCAAAGCTCACCACTCTTACCATTTTTGCCAATCTATTTGTTCATTTGATGCTTGATACTGTTACTGGAGGTATCCATTGGGGATACCCCATTACCAACAGCTCCTACCACCTGATCACCGTGCCAAGCCAGTATTCACACTGGACTTTAAACTTTGTTTTTCATTGGTCATTTCTGTTTGAGATTCTAATTATCAGCGCTGCAGCTGTAAGACTTAAACAACAGCGCTCGGCCCTCCTGACAGTAAACGACCACCACTAATCTTATTGACGATAGACACAAAAAGTACGCCCCATAGAAAAGCGTAAACAATAAACCACATCGACAACATCCAGCCGTGCGCTTGATCGATACTGATTGAGAAAGAGGCCACTTCAATCATCGCCAGCGATACAGCCTGAACAACCAAAACAATAAGTAAAGTAAAAATATCAGCAGTTCCAACTCTGAATTTTGAGCGAACAATATTAAAAACACTCAAAATAGAAAATAGAATACACCCAATACCAATCATTAAATCTTCGCCGCCACCCTGGCTTACCAAACTACTGACAGGCATCACTTCAGATCGCTCATCAAGATAGAAATACAAACCGCCAAATTTATAAAACAAAAGGCTCAGCAGCGTTTCGGAAAATGCTAAAAAAATAACTATAAATCTGAAATATTTCACATCAACCACCATCACCTTAAGGCATCCGAAATTGCGCTCTGTTGCCCCCATGACCGCCTAGAAATTGGAGAGCCTTGAACGATCGGTAAATCTCTAACCAAAGCAGCTACCCCTGCATTATGCCCATAAGTTGCTTCCTGTAGAGTAACTGGCCGGCCAAGCGCTGTTTGAAAACTAGTAACATTTAGCGCAATTAGAGATATAGCAGACTGATCATTTGCTAGAAGCCCTATTATTTGATTTCTTGTGGTTCCACTCATTGTGGACACATCCACATCCAAAAGACGAGCCGCAGTATTTATATCCATTTCCGCTAAACCGACACTGGCATCATTAGTCCCTGCTGCAATCATTGCCCACGCAGGCCCATTTTTTAAGCTAGCCCAAACACCGTGGTACTTTTCCTGAAATATGATGCTAGCCACATGCTGGGGATCTACTCCCATCGCCCTAGCAGCACTTATAATTGTATCTTTATGCTCACTAATCAAATCAAGAGCAGCCTGCCCCTCTTGTGCAGGAATCTCTACGCCACTTGCTGCAAACTCATCCTGTCCCCACCAAATAGGGTTGTTTAGCGGCTGCGGCTGCTGCCACGGCAAATATGCAGGCTGATAATTACCTGAATTAGAATTCAGATGATTACTTCGGAGCAATTCATTCTTAATCTTCACATGCCGATCCCGATGCCCCTTCGCATTATTCTCCGTCGCAGGTACACCTTTCTTATAATCATTCCGTGCCTCGGCCGCACAACCCGCACTCTGACAATAAAACCCACTCGGGTCCGTCGCCGCCAACGGATTGTTCCAGACATATGCATAGCGGTTATAGCTCAATATTTGGCTGGGTGCCTGAACTACCGGATCGGCCTGCAGGAATCGTCCAACAGTAGAATCATATACTCGGCCCTGCATGTGGATCAGATCCATATCGTATATATGCTCATGGCCCGTAAAGCCCTGTTTGCTGGTAAATCCACTCCACGACAAGACTGTACTGACAACCGAGCCATCATATACTACGATTGGCTTGCCGAACGGTTCGTAACGCAGGTGCTGAGTGATATCACCATCACCGTTAAAAGTCAGCACTGTTGAGCCGATATGATTAGCAATGTTCGATGGGAGTTTGGACAGTAACACTTACCATTAAAACCGTATGACAATAATGACACCAATCTGGTCTTAAATAACCACTGCCAAAAAAAAGCCCCCATAATCAGGGGGCGACATCTTTCAGCCTTCCGTTAACGCTTCAACGGTAGAAGCAACTGCTCCATTTTTAACATTTCCTGTTGAATTCCAGGATCTTCATCCACGAGCGGCAGAAGCACTTTGAAAAAATCCAGAGCGCCTTCGAGGATAAGAGGCAATGCCTTAGTTTTTTCAGTAACTGCAACTTTAGAATCAATTCGAATTTCAACATAGATATCGTTGAGATTTTTAAATATCACTTCAATCGGCTGATCGGGAAAATACCCCATGTAATGTTGGCCATTTAAAACATGTTCTACACCCGAAACCAAAATGAACCATAATTGATCAATATAGTCCCAGTTGCTCTTATCAATCAGGCGGATACCATTAATATCCAGCTCCAAAGCACCTTCAATATAAAACTTGTCTGGTAGCCTGCCAGAAAAGTCTCGTATATGAACAAAGTCATTATCTATTTTTAGATAACTGTTAATAAAATTCATAACTTACATATCGAGACTGTTTACTCATGTACCCATCTATTTTGAATATGGTAAAAATATCATCTCTTAACGGGCGACCAAACTAACTACGTCACTACATTTTGTCTTGCTTGGCGCTGAAAAAGGAACATCCATCAAGTCAGGTCGAGACTACGACAGCTTATAAACCTTTTATGAACTGACATATCATGACAAACAGGGCAGAGAACTGCCCTGAAAAGTCTGAATTACTATAACTCATTCTTCATAGTATTCTGAAAATTTCTCCCACCCTTCATCAATACTATCCCGGACCCACTTTTTGTCATTAGGAATGCCTATATCATCATGACTGAAGGCATACTCAATACAAGGACCCAAAAGTACTTTAGGATTATTTGTATCTGAATGAGCAGTGCCTATTTCAGTAATCCTCTGACAAAAACATGCTGCCTTCAAAGCTTTCACTTTCATCAGTCGATCATCAACAATTTTTGCAGCTTCCTCATAGTTTGAAGCTAAAACGATGAAGTTAGTATCTGCTTCATTTACTCCTTCTTCATCATTCCCCCAACGGGTTACAAAATATATATTCATCAATGTCTCGCTCTGATTATTTCAGCAATTTTCTAAATTGCTCTAGTGATATAGGATGACCATGAATTACATCACCACCCTCAGAATACTCCAACCTCAACCATCTAACCGCCTTCCCATTATATGCTCCTATTTCCTCTGGAAATTCGACTACTTTCCACGGTTTCCCATTGGTTGTAGGTATTCCCTTTTTCCACGCTTCTAACTCAAATTTCTGTATTGCTTCCGTACTTTTAATAAAATACTTAGCTTCACTTTTGGTTGACCTTATGGTCTGTTATTGTTATTTCCCAAGTACCCACCGAACAATAAAGCCTTTTCTAACCAATCTGTGATCGGTCTGGCCGAACGGCAACTGAATCGGGTGTATGGGGAGGTCGAAGCGGTCAAGCTCTTGCGATAACGAACCTGGACCGGTAAGAAAGAATAGCCCCCGGAATTCGGGGCTATTCAAAGATATAACCTAATCTAATCAAACACTCTCGTGAATAAAATCACTAAAGCTCTTCCACTTCACTACTGGCATAGGCTCATCTTCTATGTAATACCATACCTCTGGGTCATCATGACCATCACATATAAAATACATAAATTGATACCCTTGGTGCATTGCAAAAACAAAGGCATTTTCAGGCAATATGTATTCTGAACCTGAGTCCTCAAGTAACTCTTTAGCCCAATCATTTAGCTCATTTAAATATGGCTCATCTATGTCAGTTCCAATAAAGCTATCATTTTTTTGACCTCCTTCAATAAACCATCTTTTATAGGTCTTTGGCAGCATGATCTGATATTTTTTTTCCAGCTTTTCTAGGATTTCCACTTAAAATCCTCCTCTTGCCCACAAGAAAACCCGTGGAAAATCTCCTCTAAACAAGCTTCCTACTCGACCGCATGACGTACAAATAAGACGTTCAGAGCCTAAATGAACAATACCAATAGTAGACGGTTTAAACTTAGCCCCTAAATGTTCATATATCTTCACCTCAGAGTCATACGCCCGAGGAAATTTAACAAAGCCTGTTTGATATCTCCGATTTACGGGCATTCCCAACGTGCCTGGTCTCGATTTTTTACCACTATGGGCAACTACGCTACCAAGACCGCTAGATGTTATATAGTCAGCAAAGGCAATATTTTGGCTTTTCTTAATACCAAAAATTTTCCGGTATTTTGCTATACGTTGTGTGGGGGGGGTTATAAAGTCACAAAACAAGTTTTTCGAGTTTGCTTTGTCACAACCTGCCTTCTTCATTAATTTTTTGCCAAAAAGCTTCGCTACTTTAGCGCCACCAAGACTCATTAATACGGTCATGCCTATTGCTTTTGCTGAGACCTCTTCTTGGCCAGTAGCAAAATTGAAAGCAGAATCAAATGCAGAGTAAGCACCATAAGCTCGCATGCTAAGATTTGCCGCTACATTAATACCTGCCATCATTGATCCCAAACTAAAGTTTCCAGTTGGATCAACGTTCATTGCCGGATCAGCATTGCCATATAGATATTTGTGCAAAGTAATGGGATTGGAGTCGTTCCCTTGATAGGAATCCAATGTGCCGAACCGACCAATATTCTGGTCGTAATACCTCGCCCTTAAATAATACTGCTGTAATGTCCCGTCGAACTGCTCCCCCGTATAAAGGTAGCTGTTTTCAGTATCACCTGTTTGATTCAGCAACTCTCCGAACGCTTCATAGTCGTAGGTATCCGTTATGTCCCCATTGCTGTCACTCAGTGACCGTGTAGAGCCTAACCCGTCTGTATGATAGAACGAGGTACCACCACTCCGGCTCTGACTGATTAAGTCATCCCCATAGGCATAACTGACCTGGGTACTGCCATTGATGATTTCCTGGATCACCTGAGCATACGCCTGGTTGCTGTCTACAACATATTCCGTGGTATTTCCGCTTTCTGTTTTTCGATTGCGGATACCATCAATGTTGTATTGGTAACTGGCTGAGGTTGAGCCGTCATCCTTGTTGACGCTTATGAGTTCATTCTTCGCGTTGTACTGGTAAGTCGTGGTAATGCCGTCTTCACTTTGACTGATGGTGTTCCCATTGTCATCATAGGTATAACTGATACCGCCACTCTGAAGCAGGCGGTCATTATCGTCATACGTATAGGCGGTCTGCACCCCATCCACGGTCTCATACGTCCGGTTACCGACTTTGTCGTACTGATAAGTGGCCGTGTAATCTCCGTTGACGGCGTCCGTGATTGTTTCTCCTGTCAGCCGGTACAACGTGTCATAGCTGTACTCAGTACTCCGTCCATCCAGCTCTTCTATCTTGATCCTGCGCCCAGTTTTATCCAGGGTGTAGCTGTACTGCTCTACCAGGGTGCCATTGCCATTGTAGGTTTTCAGCTCAGTCAAACGGTTCAGGCTGTCATAGCTGTAAACCTGGCTGGTGCCATTGGGATAGCTCAGGCTGGTACGGTTGCCGACGTCGTCATACCCGTACGTGGTCGTGCCATCGTTTGTGGTGATGCTCTCCAGTCGGTTCAGTTGGTCATAACCATAACGGGTGATGTCTGTCAGTCCGTTACGGGTCACGCTGAACCGGGTTTTGTTGCCATTGGCGTCGTATTGATAACTCAGTACCGCACCATTCGGTTGGGTTTCCTGAATCAACCGGCTCTGGCTGTCGTATTGATACTTGGTGGTGCCTTGGCTGTCGGTGGCGCTGGTGCGATTGCCCAATACATCGTAGCTGAAGGTTTCTATCTCATCATCGGCATATTCAATCCGGGTCAGCTGGTTGTTTTCGTCATAGTTGTAGCGGGTTTCCTGACCATTGAAGTCGGTATGCGTGGCCATGTTACCGTTGAGGTCGTAGGTAAAGCGTTCCTGTTGACCCATCGGTAATGTACGACTGGTTATCCGGCCCTGACTGTCATACGTCCAGGTGGTTTCCCGACCCTCGGCATCGGTCTGGCGGGTTTTGTTGCCGGCGTTGTCATAACCGTAGGTCGTCACGTTGCCTTCAGTATCAGTCACGCTGATCAGTGACCCAAGGCATCATAACTGTAGTCTGTTGTGATACCTGCCTGATCGGTATGGCGGGTCCGTCTACCCAACGCATCGTACTCATCGCTTTCACTGGAGCCATCGGCATAGGTGGTTTGGGTGCGCTGATCCAGAGCGTTGTAGTCGTAGCGTGTGGTATGGCCATTGGCGTCGGTCTCACTGACAGGTTGCCGTTGGCGTCGTATGCAAAACTATGGCGGTGATCCAGGGCATTGATCACCGCTGTTCTGCGACCGGCGGCATCGTATTCGTATTGAGTGATGTGACCGAGGGCATCGGTTTCGCTGATGACTCGTCCGACAGCATCGTAGCTGGTGTAGGTACTGCTACCGTCAGCCAGATCGGTCTGGATGACCCGGTTCAGGGCATCATAGTGATAGATGGTCATTTGACCCAGACGATCCGTGGTACTCAGGCGGTTGCCTTCACTATCGTAGGTGTTAGCTTCCCAGGTACCATCGGGGTAACGGGTTTCTGTCACCCGGCCATAGGCGTCGTAATCCATTTCTGTCCGGTGACCCAAGGCATCGATCGTCGCGATCAACTGACCGGCCAGATCGTATTCGTTCTGGCTGACGGAACCATCGGCATAGTGTGTTTCGATCACACGGTTACGGGCATCGTAGACATAGGTTGTGGTATTACCTGCCGCATTGGTTTCCGTGAGTACATTACCGTTGTCATCGTAGGTGTACGTGGTAACTGCTCCTGCGTTACCAGTACTTCCGCCATCCGTGGCGGTCGTAGCAGTGGCCAATATACGGGTTTCGGTGAGTTTGTTGCCATCACTGTCGTAGGTGTATTCGGTCACGTTTTTCAACGCATCAGTGGTTTTGCTGACCAATCCTTTTTTGTTGATGTTGTTACCGGCGATATTCCCTAGTGGATCCGTCACCATCAACAGGTTACCAATGCTGTCGTAGGTATTTTTATAGACATTACCCAAGGCATCGGTGATCTCGGTTTCCTGACCACGGCTGTTGTAGGCATAGGTAATGGTATTACCCAAGGCGTCGGTCTGGGTCAGCTGGTTGTTGTCTGCGTCAAAAGTGGCTTCGGTGACATTACCCAGCGGGTCGGTTTCACTGAGCTGGTTGCCATGTTCATCATAGCGGTATTCCCAGGTTTCACCGGCGGCATCGATGCGGGTGGTGACATTACCCATGTCATCGTAGTAGTAGAACGTGGTGTGGCCGTTGCGGTCAGAAACCACTGACTCACGACCCGCAATATCATGATTGAAATCGATACGCTGACCATCGTTATCTTCCTGGGCAATCAGGCGACCATCATCGTCATAGATGTTCTTGATCAGCGTGCGTCCCAATGGGTCAACCAGATCCAGCAAGCCGTGGCTGCGGTTGTACACATAAGTGGTTTGCGCATCCAATGCATCCTCACTGACGGTCAGGTTGCCACTATTATCGTAGCGATACTCCAACCTGTGACCATTAGGATCTGTGATGCTGGTAATCCGGCCTTTGCTGTCACGATTAAAGGTGATGGCTTTGCCACTGGAATGGAAAATACCGTTGTTGGTATAAGTCAGGGTATTGCCATTGGGGTCGACGACTTTATCGATACCGAAATCCTGATTCAGGTAGTACTCATAGCCCGACTGGGTGGTGAGCTTGTAGCGGTCAGGATCAACGGGGGAGCTGAAATACCCGGTTTCAAGCAACAGGCCACCAGAATAATAAGCACTGCTGTCATCCAGAGCGGTTAAGGTGGATTGGGTATCACCAACAGGATTGAACTTCAGATCAACATTATTGATGACCTGATAGGTACTGCAACTGGGTGACGCGGCCGCTTCAAACCGTTCCACATCACCGGTTGGCAGTGTGATGGTGACCACAGGAGCGCCCTGAGGTTCAACGCAGAAGTCGACAATCAGGTTGAATGGCCCGCGCTTGTATTGATTCACCGACCAGAACTTGCCAATGGTCCGGCTTTCTTCAACTTTGACATCCTGGTAACCCACGCTCCAGCCATAGCCAAAATCCAGATCTTCAAAACGACGGCGGCTATCGTAAGTACGCGTCAGGCGAATCGGAATACCCGCCATCGGAATGTTGAGGTCTTCCAGCGTGATGCTGAAGTTACCGACTTTCAGGTCACCCTCCACACCAATGACAGTACTGTCGCTGGCGGTATGCCCATTCACGTCTTCAGCATACAACACAATATCGTACTGACCATTTATCAGCATGGTCGGATCCAGAGTCGCCACTTTGGCATCGCTGACGTTGCTACTGCCTTCGGCAATGGTCTGCCAGGCCTGCTGTCCTTTCGGAGAAATCATGACCCGGTAGCGATAAAGATTGTCATCGCTGACACTGCCAATCACGTCGGCAGGAGCGCTGATAATGCTGTCGATATCAGGAGCGTTCAGGCTGACCACCGG from Gynuella sunshinyii YC6258 carries:
- a CDS encoding AAA family ATPase; its protein translation is MRRNWIRWSIVLRLINNLSRSRKTNVSQTLHTDGKIIRQLALSMKIDAPDKQLEKELIQSAYKHVRDRKNLFTLIDEAHLLDMNTLRKLRLLFDKFPPKNNLILFGQPELLHQLVMQVNADLKSRVTYSANLLPLNDFDLEAFIQRELEIVKLGINTFDERAIEIILRHAQGNLRLCCHLCYGSLVEACRENKITVTIRHVNNVLIQPHWRSHEQLREMVREI
- a CDS encoding ankyrin repeat domain-containing protein produces the protein MSHLKKTLSLVLLSVLITTAGIYLKTASDNMPNLLTALHSPLKPIAFRLHLLLGADSDEQTSHGQTALMEASSLCSLKYVKLLLKAGSNPNIKNVHGETAIMQIGFNGSGDSYLIANELIMAGADLNAVSDNGMTALVNATKLGDVRLIKLIKEALSEESTVSDP
- a CDS encoding metal-dependent hydrolase — translated: MFIAHMPAGYLVSRLIADKTATTAKESRIILAFGLFASILPDLDLFYFYLVDNRQTLHHSYWTHIPLYWLALFPFAYFATNKWRTPKLTTLTIFANLFVHLMLDTVTGGIHWGYPITNSSYHLITVPSQYSHWTLNFVFHWSFLFEILIISAAAVRLKQQRSALLTVNDHH
- a CDS encoding RHS repeat domain-containing protein, with amino-acid sequence MLLSKLPSNIANHIGSTVLTFNGDGDITQHLRYEPFGKPIVVYDGSVVSTVLSWSGFTSKQGFTGHEHIYDMDLIHMQGRVYDSTVGRFLQADPVVQAPSQILSYNRYAYVWNNPLAATDPSGFYCQSAGCAAEARNDYKKGVPATENNAKGHRDRHVKIKNELLRSNHLNSNSGNYQPAYLPWQQPQPLNNPIWWGQDEFAASGVEIPAQEGQAALDLISEHKDTIISAARAMGVDPQHVASIIFQEKYHGVWASLKNGPAWAMIAAGTNDASVGLAEMDINTAARLLDVDVSTMSGTTRNQIIGLLANDQSAISLIALNVTSFQTALGRPVTLQEATYGHNAGVAALVRDLPIVQGSPISRRSWGQQSAISDALR
- a CDS encoding SMI1/KNR4 family protein is translated as MEILEKLEKKYQIMLPKTYKRWFIEGGQKNDSFIGTDIDEPYLNELNDWAKELLEDSGSEYILPENAFVFAMHQGYQFMYFICDGHDDPEVWYYIEDEPMPVVKWKSFSDFIHESV
- a CDS encoding RHS repeat-associated core domain-containing protein, with the translated sequence MTDTEGNVTTYGYDNAGNKTRQTDAEGRETTWTYDSQGRITSRTLPMGQQERFTYDLNGNMATHTDFNGQETRYNYDENNQLTRIEYADDEIETFSYDVLGNRTSATDSQGTTKYQYDSQSRLIQETQPNGAVLSYQYDANGNKTRFSVTRNGLTDITRYGYDQLNRLESITTNDGTTTYGYDDVGNRTSLSYPNGTSQVYSYDSLNRLTELKTYNGNGTLVEQYSYTLDKTGRRIKIEELDGRSTEYSYDTLYRLTGETITDAVNGDYTATYQYDKVGNRTYETVDGVQTAYTYDDNDRLLQSGGISYTYDDNGNTISQSEDGITTTYQYNAKNELISVNKDDGSTSASYQYNIDGIRNRKTESGNTTEYVVDSNQAYAQVIQEIINGSTQVSYAYGDDLISQSRSGGTSFYHTDGLGSTRSLSDSNGDITDTYDYEAFGELLNQTGDTENSYLYTGEQFDGTLQQYYLRARYYDQNIGRFGTLDSYQGNDSNPITLHKYLYGNADPAMNVDPTGNFSLGSMMAGINVAANLSMRAYGAYSAFDSAFNFATGQEEVSAKAIGMTVLMSLGGAKVAKLFGKKLMKKAGCDKANSKNLFCDFITPPTQRIAKYRKIFGIKKSQNIAFADYITSSGLGSVVAHSGKKSRPGTLGMPVNRRYQTGFVKFPRAYDSEVKIYEHLGAKFKPSTIGIVHLGSERLICTSCGRVGSLFRGDFPRVFLWARGGF